One window of Acyrthosiphon pisum isolate AL4f unplaced genomic scaffold, pea_aphid_22Mar2018_4r6ur Scaffold_21966;HRSCAF=25449, whole genome shotgun sequence genomic DNA carries:
- the LOC103309087 gene encoding tigger transposable element-derived protein 6-like, with protein MRRTFSKTSDGALVDKVTFEWFCRDRSYNLPVSGSLLQEKARGVANEVGLESFKASNGWLQKFRERHNISFKNICGEGNSVDTSVIEKWLEKLKTLISDYEPKNIFNCDETGLFFRALPDKTLCLKNEICRGGKIAKDRLNVLLCVNMIGEFETLLINGKSLKPRCFKSVNVSTLGVNWKANRKAWMNRDLMTDWLMCFKIILFLDNASSHTDTLILKNIKLIFLPPNTTSICQPLDHGIIKNFKVHYRQ; from the coding sequence ATGAGGAGAACATTTTCGAAGACATCGGATGGAGCACTTGTAGATAAAGTTACATTTGAATGGTTCTGTAGAGACCGTTCATATAATCTACCTGTTTCTGGATCATTGCTCCAAGAGAAAGCACGAGGAGTTGCAAATGAAGTAGGTTTAGAAAGTTTTAAAGCTTCAAATGGTTGGCTTCAAAAATTCCGAGAACGTCATaacatttcttttaaaaatatatgtggtGAAGGTAACTCTGTTGATACAAGTGTCATAGAAAAGTggttagaaaaattgaaaacattaatttcaGATTatgaaccaaaaaatatattcaattgtgATGAAACCGGTTTGTTTTTTCGGGCACTTCCTGATAAGACATTGTGTTTAAAAAACGAAATTTGTCGTGGAGGTAAAATAGCTAAAGAtcgtttaaatgttttattatgtgtaaatatgATCGGGGAATTTGAAACTCTGTTAATAAATGGAAAATCACTAAAACCACGTTGTTTCAAAAGTGTAAATGTATCAACGTTAGGTGTTAATTGGAAAGCTAACCGTAAAGCATGGATGAATCGAGATTTAATGACAGACTGGctaatgtgttttaaaattattttatttctagataACGCTAGCTCACATActgatacattaattttaaaaaatataaaactaatattccTACCTCCAAATACAACTTCGATTTGCCAACCACTAGATCACggaattatcaaaaattttaaagttcattATCGCCAATGA